In the Pectinatus sottacetonis genome, TTAAGATTATGTCACCGGTATCAAGGCCGGCGTCCATATACATAGTAGTTACGCCGGTTTCTTTCTCACCGCGGATAATTGCCCAGTGAATAGGAGCGGCACCTCTGTAACGAGGCAGTAGTGAAGCATGGACATTGATACATCCTTTAGGTGGAATATCAAGTATAGCTTGCGATAAAATCTGACCAAAAGCTACGACAATAATTATATCTGGTTTTAAATCCGCTAGTTTTTTTACAAAAGAAAATTCTTTTATTTTTACTGGTTGTAAAACAGGAATATTATGTTCCAAGGCAAATGTCTTTACTGGAGAAGGGGTTAGTTTTTGTCCACGGCCTCTTTTTTTGTCAGGTTGTGTTATTACTGTGACAACATTGCATATTTCGCATAATTTTGCCAAACAGGGAACAGCAAAATCTGGTGTTCCCATAAAAATAGCTCTAAATTTAGGCATTTTTATCTCCCTCTTTAACTAGGGAAAGTGCCTTATCCACAAATAATATGCCATCTAAATGGTCAATTTCATGCTGTAGGCAACGAGAGAGTAGATCTCCCTTAGCTGTTATGCGCTGCTGTTTGCCACGACGATTGAGAAATTTTACTGATACATCAGCAAAACGCTCAACCTGACCGCTCATTCCGGGGACACTCAAACAACCTTCTATACCTGTCATACTGCCGCTTTTACGGACAATTTCAGGATTGATCAATTCGATTAATCCATTACCTATATCAATAACGATAACTTTTTGGGAAATTCCTACTTGTGGAGCGGCTAATCCTACTCCATCAGCATCATACATTGTTTGAGCCATATTATCAAGCAGCCTTCTTATAGTGCTGTCAATTTTTTCCACTGTTTCAGCTTTTTGTTTCAATACGGGCGAGCCAATTTTTTTTATTTCTAGTGCTGACATATTTAATTATCATCTCCATATATTTCTCTAATAATTCTATCATTGTACGGGAAAAAACACAAATCACATTGTATTTAACGGATTTATATCTATTTTAACTTCTTTATCAGTATCCAGGTTGAGCTTGCGTAGAAATAAACATACCTCGATCTGGTCAGTAGTTTTTATCAGCAGATTAAATCGGTATATTCCACGAAAATTAGCTATTACTGACGGCGCTGGCCCGATTATTTGATAGTTATTACTATCGGTAAAGTTTTCTTTAAACAGATTTCGTATTTTATCGGCTTTTTTTAATGCCATTATTTCTTGCTCATTTTGAATAGTTAATTTTATAAGTTTTGCAAAAGGCGGATAAAATAATTCTCGGCGGAGTTTCAATTCGTGATTATAAAACTCATCATAATTTTGTTTGATTCCTGCTAAAACTGCATAATGATCAGGATTATAACTTTGAACTATTACATGACCCTTGAATTTTCCCCGTCCTGCCCTGCCGGCTGTCTGAGTAATGAGGCCGAAGCACCTTTCTGGTGCACGAAAATCCGGCATATTAAGGCTGGCATCAGCACTTATTATACCGACTGCTGTAACATTAGGAATATCATGTCCTTTAGCTACCATTTGGGTACCGAGTAAAATATCGTAATTACCTGTTTTAAAAGCAGTAAGTATTTTTTGCTGCGCCATTTTTTTGCCAGTGGTATCACGGTCAAGCCGAATCACGCGGGCATCAGGAAAAGTTTCTTTCAATTCTTGTTCTAGTTTTTCAGTACCAGAGCCAAAATACTTTATATAATGGCTTTGGCACGAAGGACAGACATCCGGTACGTTCATTCTTATATCACAATGGTGGCATTGTAGATAATTACCCCGATGATAGACCAGTGGCAGACCGCATTGGGGACATTTTATCACTAAGCCGCAGGAGCGGCACATCACAAAAGTTGAATATCCTCTCCGGTTTAGCATAATAATAATCTGTTGCTTTTGCGTTAATGTATTTTCAATGAGTGCGGCAAGTGGTCGGGATAAAATATGGTGGTTTCCCAGTTTTAATTCTTCCCTCATATCAATACATTTTATTTGAGGCAGCGGCCGGTTATCTATTCTATGCGGCATAGTCAAAAGGGTGTATTTCCCTTTTATAGCGTTAAAATAACTTTCTATAGATGGAGTAGCACTGCCTAAAATTAAAACAGCATTATAAAGCTGCGACATTTTTTCGGCAATATCACGAGTGTGGTATCGGGGTGATTCATCTTGTTTGTATGAAGCATCATGTTCTTCATCCATCACGATAAGTCCCAAATCAGCAAATGGAGCAAAAATAGCCGAACGGGCGCCGATTATGACTCGAGCATTGTTTGTCCGAATACGGGTGAAAGCATCATTGCGTTCACTGATTGTAAGCCGGCTGTGGATCACGACTACTTCATCGGCAAAATATTTTTTCAAAGAAAAGACCAGTTGTCCAGTCAGTACTATTTCTGGTACGAGAATTAAGGCCTGTCTATTTTTTGATAGGACACTACGAGCCGTTTCAATATAAATCTGAGTTTTTCCGCTGCCAGTAACACCATGTAATAAAAAAGTTTTAGCAGTACTTTGGCTGATGAATGGATTTATAGTATTCATAACAGCCTGTTGTTCTGTAGTTAGATTTATTTTTTTATCATCGCGCGCGATAATATGGCAATAACTGTTGCGAAAAATCTGTTTTTTTATTAAAAGTATATAATTATCAGTTAGTAGTGCTTTTATAATGTTACGGGAAAAATTATTATTGTAAAGTTCATTGATATTATGCAGTTTGCCATCTGATAAGAACTCTAAAGCTTCCTTTTGCTTTCTTTTTCGGGAAATTTTTTTTAAAAGTTCTGGAGTGACAATATTTTTATTT is a window encoding:
- the priA gene encoding primosomal protein N', translating into MKKAADIFINIPVKTIAKSFTYIIPTQFKFVQKGCRVVVPFGPRKIEGFVVNIYSIDQKPSNQPLKEIADVIDTEPYFTNKILQTAQFIADFYLCSFGEALRLFIPGKNSIKLRRIYKTVPVKKLLSGQEKLIYDFISSHPGSDLKQIQTSFSDRDIAISMKSLLENGSVIYDYSYKNRTKKIYENYIQINKNIVTPELLKKISRKRKQKEALEFLSDGKLHNINELYNNNFSRNIIKALLTDNYILLIKKQIFRNSYCHIIARDDKKINLTTEQQAVMNTINPFISQSTAKTFLLHGVTGSGKTQIYIETARSVLSKNRQALILVPEIVLTGQLVFSLKKYFADEVVVIHSRLTISERNDAFTRIRTNNARVIIGARSAIFAPFADLGLIVMDEEHDASYKQDESPRYHTRDIAEKMSQLYNAVLILGSATPSIESYFNAIKGKYTLLTMPHRIDNRPLPQIKCIDMREELKLGNHHILSRPLAALIENTLTQKQQIIIMLNRRGYSTFVMCRSCGLVIKCPQCGLPLVYHRGNYLQCHHCDIRMNVPDVCPSCQSHYIKYFGSGTEKLEQELKETFPDARVIRLDRDTTGKKMAQQKILTAFKTGNYDILLGTQMVAKGHDIPNVTAVGIISADASLNMPDFRAPERCFGLITQTAGRAGRGKFKGHVIVQSYNPDHYAVLAGIKQNYDEFYNHELKLRRELFYPPFAKLIKLTIQNEQEIMALKKADKIRNLFKENFTDSNNYQIIGPAPSVIANFRGIYRFNLLIKTTDQIEVCLFLRKLNLDTDKEVKIDINPLNTM
- the def gene encoding peptide deformylase, which translates into the protein MSALEIKKIGSPVLKQKAETVEKIDSTIRRLLDNMAQTMYDADGVGLAAPQVGISQKVIVIDIGNGLIELINPEIVRKSGSMTGIEGCLSVPGMSGQVERFADVSVKFLNRRGKQQRITAKGDLLSRCLQHEIDHLDGILFVDKALSLVKEGDKNA